The Caulifigura coniformis genome includes a region encoding these proteins:
- a CDS encoding sensor histidine kinase, whose product MALVGQATAQVAGHLTSQLAILPLIQLMEKQYSTDPEMVEFLGIFRESFHAIHETVQQLRRIVRFESLDAPAGPVSLAESIRELTHFLRFQKNFPWSYVRLDLRTNPIAHTTRMKVHHILVNLLYNAADAIAGNPDGTIIVRTSIDGGMAKVTVEDNGRGIPSDDLDRIWEPSFTTKSEPNHGLGLHLVRQFVTSDGGSVSCTSTPGVKTVFTVRMPMTPSLLEQLGSDPDDLDAALSGGTSGRRLFTRASRLR is encoded by the coding sequence ATGGCGCTGGTCGGTCAGGCGACCGCGCAGGTCGCCGGGCATTTGACGAGCCAGCTGGCGATCCTGCCGCTGATCCAGCTGATGGAGAAGCAGTACTCGACCGATCCCGAGATGGTCGAGTTCCTCGGCATCTTCCGCGAGTCGTTTCACGCGATTCATGAGACCGTCCAGCAGTTGCGGCGCATCGTCCGCTTCGAATCGCTGGACGCCCCGGCCGGGCCCGTGTCGCTGGCGGAATCGATCCGCGAGCTGACCCACTTCCTGCGGTTCCAGAAGAACTTTCCCTGGAGCTACGTGCGGCTCGATCTGCGGACGAATCCCATCGCACACACCACGCGGATGAAGGTGCACCACATCCTCGTGAACCTGCTGTACAACGCCGCGGACGCCATCGCCGGCAACCCGGACGGCACGATCATCGTGCGGACATCGATCGACGGCGGGATGGCGAAGGTGACTGTCGAAGACAACGGACGCGGCATTCCGTCGGACGATCTCGACAGGATCTGGGAGCCGTCGTTCACCACGAAGAGCGAGCCGAATCACGGCCTGGGGCTACACCTCGTCCGGCAGTTCGTGACGAGCGACGGCGGCAGCGTGAGCTGCACGTCGACGCCGGGAGTGAAGACGGTATTCACGGTGCGGATGCCGATGACGCCCAGCCTGCTCGAGCAGCTTGGCTCGGATCCGGATGATCTTGACGCGGCGCTGAGCGGCGGGACCTCGGGGAGGCGACTGTTCACCCGGGCCAGCCGGCTCCGCTGA
- a CDS encoding shikimate kinase — protein MVITLIGYRGTGKSTVGPQLAARLGFDFLDADPEIERRAGKSIRQIFADSGEPEFRRLEAAFLAEQLGRERLVLAPGGGAILNETTRTRMRDAGPVVWLTAPTDVIVQRMAEDATSTERRPALTNLPPRDEIEQLLAKRTPLYAQAATITVETSGKPVDTIVELILSALPGATVDPAEGGR, from the coding sequence ATGGTCATCACTCTCATTGGATATCGCGGCACAGGCAAATCGACCGTCGGACCGCAGCTCGCGGCCCGCCTCGGTTTCGACTTCCTCGACGCCGACCCCGAAATCGAACGCCGGGCCGGGAAGTCGATCCGGCAGATCTTCGCCGACAGCGGGGAGCCCGAGTTTCGTCGTCTGGAAGCCGCGTTTCTCGCCGAACAACTGGGCCGCGAACGGCTCGTCCTCGCGCCGGGAGGCGGGGCGATCCTGAATGAGACGACACGCACCCGCATGCGCGACGCAGGTCCCGTCGTCTGGCTGACCGCCCCGACCGACGTCATCGTCCAGCGGATGGCCGAAGACGCCACCTCGACCGAACGCCGTCCCGCGCTCACGAACCTCCCGCCGCGCGACGAAATTGAACAGCTTCTCGCCAAACGGACGCCGCTCTATGCTCAGGCGGCGACCATCACTGTCGAGACTTCTGGGAAACCCGTGGACACCATCGTCGAACTGATCCTTTCGGCCCTCCCCGGCGCCACCGTTGATCCGGCGGAGGGCGGGCGGTGA
- a CDS encoding prepilin peptidase: protein MIHLDLPAWVIYPTLFLFGSIIGSFLNVCIYRIPQKDGFWESLQELWNRPSQCKRCRSHIRWQHNIPIFGWLMLGGRCADCRAWISPRYPLIEFLNASLFVLVYWFEIGAGDVNALKDSCLYTQIGPEVIPGLGSMSPTMFAHLRYAFHMVLIEALLVATFIDFDLWIIPDGVTLPAMVVGFVGNTLIGRVHLVPVWVEQASLFAGTPPDVPAWFSHWPHLHGFLVAAAGFVIGGGIVWTVRVLGHWALKQEAMGFGDVILLAMIGSFVGWQASVIVFFLAPVIAIVVVLARLIFHRDRAIPYGPYLSIATLVSLLFWAPVWDLSERVLSLGPLLIPLALISVALLASLLFVARLIRLALGIMPIDDQEELVWTAADQNFLYSGEKVDRFQGQWKTNHDWSGVAASRGTMGQERWRGR, encoded by the coding sequence GTGATCCACCTCGATCTCCCGGCCTGGGTGATCTATCCGACGCTGTTCCTCTTCGGATCGATCATCGGCAGCTTCCTGAATGTCTGCATCTACCGGATCCCTCAGAAAGACGGCTTCTGGGAATCGCTCCAGGAACTCTGGAACCGGCCATCGCAGTGCAAGCGCTGCCGGTCCCATATCCGCTGGCAGCACAACATTCCGATCTTCGGCTGGCTGATGCTGGGCGGCCGCTGCGCCGACTGCCGCGCCTGGATCTCGCCCCGTTATCCGCTGATCGAATTTCTGAACGCCTCGCTGTTCGTGCTGGTCTACTGGTTCGAGATCGGCGCAGGCGACGTCAACGCGCTGAAGGACAGCTGCCTGTACACGCAGATCGGCCCCGAGGTCATTCCAGGCCTCGGCAGCATGTCGCCGACGATGTTCGCCCACCTGCGCTATGCGTTCCACATGGTGCTCATCGAGGCGCTGCTCGTCGCCACATTCATCGACTTCGACCTCTGGATCATTCCCGACGGTGTGACACTGCCGGCCATGGTCGTCGGATTCGTCGGCAACACCCTCATCGGACGGGTCCACCTCGTTCCCGTCTGGGTCGAACAGGCGTCCCTCTTCGCCGGAACCCCGCCCGACGTCCCCGCCTGGTTCTCACACTGGCCGCACCTGCACGGCTTCCTCGTCGCGGCGGCCGGTTTCGTGATCGGCGGCGGAATCGTCTGGACGGTCCGCGTCCTGGGACACTGGGCCCTGAAGCAGGAGGCGATGGGGTTTGGCGACGTGATCCTGCTGGCGATGATCGGCAGCTTCGTCGGCTGGCAGGCCTCCGTGATCGTCTTCTTCCTGGCCCCCGTAATCGCGATCGTGGTCGTCCTGGCCCGGCTCATCTTCCACCGCGACCGGGCGATTCCCTATGGCCCCTACCTGAGCATCGCCACGCTCGTGTCGCTGCTGTTCTGGGCGCCGGTCTGGGACCTCTCCGAGCGCGTCCTCAGCCTCGGGCCGCTGCTCATTCCGCTGGCCCTCATTTCCGTCGCCCTGCTGGCCTCGCTGCTGTTCGTCGCCCGTCTGATCCGCCTCGCGCTCGGCATCATGCCGATCGACGACCAGGAAGAACTCGTCTGGACCGCCGCCGATCAGAACTTCCTCTACTCGGGAGAGAAGGTCGACCGCTTCCAGGGGCAGTGGAAAACCAACCACGACTGGAGCGGCGTCGCCGCATCGCGCGGGACGATGGGCCAGGAGCGCTGGCGCGGACGGTAA
- a CDS encoding bile acid:sodium symporter family protein produces MKWKVDWFLTGMFVAVALAWFFPAPGARGGWLYPELLTKAGVALIFYLHGVALSFAAMRAGAMNWRVHLLVQGTAFGIFPLIGLAIFKGLPEAWLTPDLRLGFFYLCALPSTVSSSVAMTAAARGNVPVAVFNATLSSVLGVVLTPLWVGLILESGSGAAPSFPLGEVILDLVKWLVVPLVAGQLSRPWLGHWAKEHKKVIQLADRGTILMLVYTSFCDSVVAGVWTGRGATTLILSTLGSIALFSVVFFIVGLICTAMKLTMEDRIAAQFCGSKKSLATGVPMAQLIFEGNPALGVILLPIMIYHPLQLIITAMLAGRWGRREDPAPVLAATPQPAN; encoded by the coding sequence GTGAAGTGGAAGGTTGACTGGTTTCTGACGGGAATGTTCGTCGCCGTGGCGCTGGCGTGGTTTTTCCCTGCGCCAGGCGCCCGAGGTGGATGGCTCTACCCGGAACTCCTCACCAAGGCCGGCGTCGCCCTCATCTTCTATCTGCATGGCGTCGCGCTCTCCTTCGCGGCCATGCGGGCCGGAGCAATGAACTGGCGCGTCCACCTGCTGGTGCAGGGAACGGCCTTCGGCATTTTCCCACTCATCGGCCTGGCGATCTTTAAAGGACTCCCGGAAGCCTGGCTGACCCCCGACCTGCGCCTCGGCTTCTTCTACCTCTGCGCCCTCCCTTCCACCGTCTCGTCCTCGGTCGCGATGACGGCCGCCGCCCGCGGCAACGTCCCCGTCGCCGTTTTCAATGCCACGCTCTCCAGCGTTCTCGGCGTCGTGCTCACTCCCCTCTGGGTCGGGCTCATCCTGGAATCGGGATCCGGAGCGGCCCCGTCGTTCCCACTCGGCGAAGTGATTCTCGACCTCGTGAAATGGCTCGTGGTTCCGCTTGTCGCCGGACAGCTGTCCCGTCCCTGGCTGGGCCACTGGGCGAAGGAACACAAGAAAGTCATCCAGCTCGCCGACCGCGGCACGATCCTCATGCTGGTCTACACATCATTCTGCGACAGCGTCGTGGCCGGCGTCTGGACCGGCCGCGGCGCCACGACGCTCATCCTCTCCACGCTCGGCTCCATCGCCCTGTTCTCCGTCGTTTTTTTCATCGTGGGCCTGATCTGCACCGCCATGAAGTTGACCATGGAAGATCGCATCGCCGCCCAGTTCTGCGGGTCCAAGAAATCGCTGGCGACCGGCGTGCCGATGGCCCAGCTCATCTTCGAAGGCAACCCGGCCCTCGGCGTGATCCTGCTGCCGATTATGATCTACCACCCGCTGCAGCTGATCATCACCGCCATGCTCGCTGGCCGCTGGGGGCGTCGCGAAGACCCCGCTCCCGTCCTGGCCGCCACGCCGCAACCGGCGAACTGA
- a CDS encoding EF-hand domain-containing protein, giving the protein MPRLTRFVVASALALAASPASAQPGPPPGGPGRPGAGSATTGVDALVERMLKFDANKDGALTRAELTDERLHALFGRADADGDGTATKGEWRELFAKENAALAAAGGRRGGQAGSPLAPGQVPGGPGGSGGGRSPGEFGGPPGQPGGPRGQRPRPGQILPPGLQDRLELTDDQRRRIDALQEIVDTQLETILTPEQRQMLNEPGPPPPPGDGFDGPPRGEGGGPPRNRPRSNQGGRPAPPSAEPSPR; this is encoded by the coding sequence ATGCCGCGTCTCACCCGATTCGTTGTCGCGAGCGCCCTCGCCCTGGCAGCCTCGCCAGCCAGTGCCCAGCCCGGCCCGCCTCCCGGCGGCCCCGGTCGCCCGGGCGCCGGCAGCGCGACAACGGGCGTCGATGCCCTCGTCGAACGCATGCTGAAATTTGACGCCAACAAGGACGGCGCCCTGACCAGGGCCGAACTGACGGATGAGCGCCTCCACGCCCTGTTCGGCCGGGCCGACGCCGATGGCGACGGAACAGCGACCAAGGGGGAATGGCGTGAGCTGTTCGCGAAAGAGAACGCAGCGCTCGCCGCGGCAGGAGGCCGACGCGGCGGACAGGCGGGAAGTCCTCTGGCACCAGGCCAGGTTCCTGGCGGACCTGGCGGGAGCGGCGGTGGACGATCGCCCGGCGAATTCGGCGGCCCTCCGGGACAGCCCGGCGGACCCCGCGGCCAGCGGCCACGACCGGGCCAGATCCTGCCTCCGGGGCTTCAGGATCGGCTTGAACTCACCGACGACCAGCGACGCCGCATCGACGCCCTGCAGGAAATCGTCGACACGCAACTCGAAACGATCCTGACGCCCGAACAGCGCCAGATGCTCAACGAACCAGGCCCCCCGCCGCCCCCTGGCGACGGCTTCGATGGACCGCCGCGCGGTGAAGGAGGCGGCCCGCCCCGCAATCGCCCCCGATCCAATCAGGGCGGGCGACCCGCGCCCCCCTCCGCGGAGCCGTCACCGCGGTGA
- the cmk gene encoding (d)CMP kinase codes for MIVTIDGPAGTGKSTAAKRLAAALGFEYLDTGAMYRAVAALCLEAEVELNSLAAAELARTSSITFQSGRTMARGMDVTEFLRSPEVTRAASIVAQHPEVRAALVARQRELAGVLNFVCEGRDQGTVVFPQAECKFFLTASPEERAKRRMDELALCGKHVSFEEMLTQQRERDERDLNRDVAPLRPANDAIVIDTTAISLEEVLKRLEAEVRRRLG; via the coding sequence ATGATCGTCACGATCGATGGACCCGCCGGCACCGGCAAAAGCACCGCCGCGAAGCGACTCGCGGCCGCGCTTGGATTTGAATACCTCGACACCGGGGCCATGTACCGCGCCGTCGCCGCGCTCTGCCTGGAAGCGGAAGTCGAGCTCAACTCGCTGGCCGCGGCCGAGCTCGCGCGCACGTCATCGATCACCTTCCAGTCGGGCCGCACGATGGCCCGCGGAATGGATGTCACCGAATTCCTGCGTTCCCCCGAAGTCACGCGGGCCGCGTCGATCGTCGCCCAGCATCCTGAAGTACGGGCCGCACTCGTCGCGCGGCAGCGCGAACTGGCCGGCGTCCTCAACTTCGTCTGCGAGGGCCGCGACCAGGGGACCGTCGTCTTCCCCCAGGCCGAATGCAAGTTCTTCCTGACCGCGTCCCCCGAAGAGCGTGCGAAGCGGCGGATGGACGAACTCGCCCTCTGCGGGAAGCATGTCTCCTTCGAGGAAATGCTGACCCAGCAGCGGGAACGCGACGAGCGCGATCTTAACCGAGACGTCGCGCCGCTTCGCCCGGCCAACGACGCGATCGTCATCGACACGACCGCCATCTCCCTGGAGGAGGTCTTGAAGCGTCTGGAAGCCGAAGTGCGCAGGCGACTGGGTTGA
- a CDS encoding outer membrane protein assembly factor BamB family protein, whose translation MKARQQMKPFVSSCLRVDIARSLLVLLAFFVGCGRSTPAPAADPAAPAANDPLATSSEPGFDWACFLGPDHNGVSKETGLLETWPADGPPLLWSKQVGEGHGAPSVLGQRLVLHHYGQRQEIVECFHALTGESLWTHKYPSSFRDPYGYNNGPRCSPILTPEYCYTFGAEGVLLCLKLATGEVVWKRETQKDFTVPEGFFGVGSSPLLWGDKLIVMVGGQPDSGVVAFDPLTGKTLWQSVGQKTWDGAATGFPAPKNYSWTGDEMIVSYSSPIPAEIHGQKHVLCLMRHGLVSLDPDTGAERFKYWFRSRVHESVNAASPVVVGDTVLISSEYRTGSALLRVKPDGNSYDVVWKNPRGLETHWATAIYVEGAFYGFSGHYEPEGRMTCIDAATGTVHWESPGFDEPLDDYARTSEDDVISRSTGKPLLYPVFGRGSLTMVDGKFLTLGERGGLMALMRPNAEKRDEIVRLRTPKLGYPTWAAPVVSRGRLYLRSQEWMICLDLRKPKP comes from the coding sequence ATGAAGGCTCGACAGCAGATGAAACCGTTCGTGTCTTCGTGTCTTCGTGTCGACATTGCGCGATCATTACTGGTGTTGCTGGCCTTCTTCGTCGGCTGCGGACGGTCGACGCCAGCCCCCGCGGCCGATCCCGCCGCCCCCGCGGCGAACGACCCCCTCGCCACCAGCTCCGAGCCCGGGTTCGACTGGGCCTGCTTCCTCGGCCCCGACCACAACGGCGTGTCGAAGGAAACAGGCCTCCTCGAAACCTGGCCCGCCGATGGCCCGCCGCTCCTCTGGTCGAAGCAGGTCGGCGAAGGACACGGGGCCCCCTCGGTTCTCGGACAGCGGCTGGTCCTGCATCACTACGGCCAGCGTCAGGAGATCGTCGAATGCTTCCATGCGCTGACCGGCGAATCGCTGTGGACCCACAAATATCCCAGCAGCTTTCGTGACCCCTACGGCTACAACAACGGCCCGCGCTGCTCGCCGATCCTGACGCCCGAGTACTGCTACACGTTCGGCGCGGAAGGGGTGCTCCTGTGCCTGAAGCTCGCGACGGGCGAGGTCGTCTGGAAACGCGAAACGCAGAAGGACTTCACCGTTCCCGAAGGCTTCTTCGGAGTCGGATCGTCTCCTTTGCTGTGGGGCGACAAACTGATCGTGATGGTCGGCGGGCAACCCGACAGCGGCGTCGTGGCGTTCGATCCGCTTACGGGAAAAACGCTCTGGCAGAGCGTCGGCCAGAAGACGTGGGACGGCGCCGCGACCGGTTTCCCCGCGCCGAAGAACTATTCATGGACTGGCGACGAGATGATCGTCAGCTATTCGTCGCCGATCCCCGCCGAGATCCACGGACAGAAACATGTCCTCTGCCTGATGCGTCACGGCCTCGTCTCGCTCGACCCCGACACCGGAGCCGAGCGGTTCAAGTACTGGTTCCGCTCCCGCGTGCATGAATCGGTCAACGCCGCATCGCCGGTCGTGGTGGGCGACACCGTTCTGATCTCGTCCGAGTACCGGACCGGCTCCGCCCTGCTCAGGGTGAAACCCGACGGGAACTCGTATGACGTCGTCTGGAAGAATCCCCGCGGCCTCGAAACGCACTGGGCCACCGCCATTTATGTGGAGGGCGCGTTCTACGGCTTCAGCGGGCACTACGAACCGGAAGGCCGGATGACCTGCATCGACGCCGCGACGGGCACGGTCCACTGGGAAAGCCCCGGCTTCGATGAGCCTCTCGACGACTACGCGCGCACCTCGGAAGACGATGTGATTTCCCGCTCCACCGGTAAGCCGCTGCTGTATCCCGTCTTCGGCCGCGGATCGCTGACGATGGTCGATGGAAAATTCCTGACGCTGGGGGAACGTGGCGGCCTGATGGCGCTGATGCGTCCCAATGCGGAAAAACGGGACGAGATCGTCCGGCTGCGGACGCCGAAACTCGGCTATCCGACCTGGGCAGCCCCGGTCGTCTCTCGCGGGCGGCTGTATCTCCGCTCCCAGGAATGGATGATCTGTCTCGACCTGCGAAAGCCAAAGCCCTGA
- a CDS encoding dioxygenase family protein, producing the protein MSLLHLPDRRLFLGSLAASFFTVKGAFAEQLFATPRLTEGPFYPDKLPLDQDNDLIIINDSITPAVGEITHLTGRVLTASGEPVKDATVEIWQCDANAVYLHTRDSGPKAAQQDKHFQGFGRFSTASDGGYRFRTIKPVPYPGRPAPHIHFKVKKGDRELIVSQLMMRGFDGNLRDGVFNGVRDVIDRELLVTDFKPIPDSKTGELSARFDIVLGRTPDERNVRG; encoded by the coding sequence ATGTCTCTCCTGCACCTCCCCGATCGCCGGCTGTTCCTCGGCTCACTCGCCGCCTCGTTCTTCACCGTCAAGGGGGCCTTCGCCGAACAGCTCTTCGCCACCCCCCGGCTCACGGAAGGTCCCTTCTATCCCGACAAGCTGCCGCTCGATCAGGACAACGACCTGATTATCATCAACGACAGCATCACCCCCGCTGTCGGCGAGATCACCCATCTCACCGGCCGCGTCCTCACGGCCTCGGGAGAACCCGTCAAAGACGCGACCGTCGAAATCTGGCAGTGCGACGCCAACGCCGTGTATCTCCACACCCGTGACAGCGGGCCCAAGGCCGCCCAGCAGGACAAGCACTTCCAGGGCTTCGGCCGCTTCTCCACCGCCTCCGACGGCGGCTACCGCTTCCGCACCATCAAGCCTGTCCCCTACCCCGGACGCCCCGCCCCGCACATCCATTTCAAGGTGAAAAAGGGTGACCGCGAGCTGATCGTTTCGCAGCTGATGATGCGGGGATTTGATGGCAACCTCCGCGACGGCGTGTTCAACGGCGTGCGCGACGTCATCGATCGCGAACTTCTCGTCACCGATTTCAAGCCAATCCCGGATTCGAAAACGGGCGAACTCTCCGCCCGCTTCGACATCGTCCTCGGCCGGACTCCCGACGAACGGAACGTGCGAGGCTGA
- the hisF gene encoding imidazole glycerol phosphate synthase subunit HisF: protein MLAKRIIPCLDVHAGRVVKGINFLNLRDAGDPVEIAARYEREGADELVFLDITASHEQRDIILDVVERTSEVIFMPLTVGGGIRTLEDIRRLLKAGCDKVSINSAAVKTPEFVREAALKFGSQCIVVNIDPKRVQKDGREFWDVHINGGRLPTGLEAVAWAKEVERLGAGEIVLTCMDADGTKDGYDLEITKAVADAVEIPVVASGGCGSPQHMLEAMMDAHASAALAASIFHYGEYTIAEAKKYLAERGVPVRV from the coding sequence ATGCTCGCGAAGCGAATCATTCCCTGTCTTGACGTCCATGCCGGCCGCGTGGTGAAGGGCATCAATTTCCTGAACCTCCGTGACGCCGGCGATCCGGTCGAAATCGCCGCGCGCTACGAGCGGGAAGGGGCGGATGAACTCGTCTTCCTCGACATCACCGCCAGCCACGAACAGCGCGACATCATTCTCGACGTCGTCGAGCGGACGAGCGAAGTCATCTTCATGCCGCTCACCGTCGGAGGGGGCATCCGCACGCTCGAAGACATCCGCCGACTGCTGAAAGCGGGATGCGACAAAGTGTCGATCAACAGCGCGGCCGTCAAAACGCCCGAGTTCGTCCGCGAGGCGGCTCTCAAGTTCGGCAGCCAGTGCATCGTGGTGAACATCGATCCCAAGCGCGTGCAGAAAGACGGTCGAGAATTCTGGGACGTCCACATCAACGGCGGCCGGCTTCCAACCGGACTGGAAGCCGTGGCCTGGGCGAAAGAAGTTGAACGGCTCGGCGCCGGCGAGATCGTCCTCACCTGCATGGACGCGGACGGCACCAAGGACGGCTACGACCTCGAGATCACGAAGGCCGTGGCCGATGCCGTCGAAATCCCCGTCGTCGCCAGCGGCGGCTGCGGATCGCCCCAGCACATGCTTGAGGCCATGATGGACGCCCATGCCAGCGCGGCCTTGGCGGCCAGCATCTTCCACTACGGCGAATACACCATCGCCGAAGCGAAGAAGTACCTGGCCGAGCGCGGGGTGCCGGTCCGGGTGTGA
- a CDS encoding GDSL-type esterase/lipase family protein — protein MILNDTFTAPDGSLLTARSADSGATYAMNPAGSEPIRIHAGRAHADGVAFACSSVTAADCEIEGLFRCLSADGQHAGIVGRMSTSESAWYCVLLQFGEGICLYGSGSLGSFPVTFVPGRDYRVKLLMKGSFLRAFLNGYEFRRVVDTERSTGRIGLCFQGASLETTGMHLDSLVAREESIAPQILFHGDSLTSGLTSPALSHVEKYPTRVIGLLEQECDWANLGVSGRSLSDLLANVAEVDDCRRPESSSDVVVVWGGINDLLEGATTADVIARLSTYGDGRRALGFQVVVLTTIAADEAHPDVDAEFDAKRSAVNTWLREHWADHFDALADVAADPRLSDPTDMGYFQADGVHLTAGGTVVVAEVVARSLRSLGEAALEITSPAEGDVVLAGEATGITWNTTGSVPEVSVELSRDGGVTYDTVLVEDLANSGSLAWTPAIEQRTPTARVRIRETASSVVAESAVFRIATTSPSGGVVTTGDLEAALETLKSHGDTVWGRNPILPVVARVNQEPVSKTLLVAYQRGRSRHQVVIVDSTGEGVDLSAKSLQFTLETLGGAAVASTSEMTISGDESHIASFTAEESWHVQPGLYRYALRDQADGARVWARGDYVVEPTAGPV, from the coding sequence ATGATTCTGAACGACACCTTCACTGCACCGGATGGTTCGCTGCTCACAGCCCGTAGTGCTGATTCCGGGGCGACTTACGCCATGAATCCGGCCGGATCGGAACCGATCCGGATCCACGCGGGGCGGGCCCATGCCGACGGCGTGGCCTTCGCCTGCTCCTCCGTGACCGCCGCCGACTGCGAAATCGAAGGGCTGTTCCGCTGCCTCTCGGCCGATGGCCAGCATGCGGGGATTGTCGGCCGGATGTCGACTTCCGAATCGGCCTGGTACTGCGTGTTGCTGCAGTTCGGCGAAGGGATCTGCCTGTACGGTTCGGGGAGCCTTGGCAGCTTTCCCGTCACGTTCGTTCCGGGTCGGGACTATCGCGTGAAGCTGCTGATGAAGGGCTCGTTTCTGCGGGCGTTCCTGAACGGCTACGAATTCCGGCGGGTTGTGGATACGGAACGATCGACCGGGCGGATCGGGCTCTGCTTCCAGGGCGCGTCCCTGGAAACGACCGGGATGCACCTCGATTCGCTCGTCGCCCGCGAGGAATCCATCGCGCCGCAGATCCTGTTTCATGGCGACTCACTGACGAGCGGGCTGACGTCGCCCGCGCTGTCGCATGTCGAAAAGTATCCGACGCGCGTGATCGGTCTTCTCGAACAGGAATGCGACTGGGCCAATCTCGGAGTCTCCGGGCGCTCCCTTTCCGATCTTCTCGCCAACGTCGCGGAAGTGGATGACTGTCGTCGGCCCGAGTCGTCGAGCGACGTGGTCGTTGTGTGGGGCGGGATCAACGACCTGCTGGAGGGCGCCACGACGGCCGACGTCATCGCCCGCCTGTCGACGTATGGCGACGGCCGGCGGGCCCTCGGCTTCCAGGTGGTCGTGCTCACGACCATCGCCGCGGATGAGGCGCATCCCGACGTCGATGCGGAATTCGACGCGAAGCGGAGCGCGGTGAATACGTGGCTGCGCGAGCATTGGGCCGATCATTTCGACGCGCTGGCCGATGTGGCGGCCGATCCGCGGCTGAGCGACCCCACCGATATGGGCTACTTTCAGGCCGATGGAGTGCACCTGACGGCCGGCGGGACGGTCGTGGTGGCCGAGGTCGTCGCCCGGTCGCTGCGCTCGTTGGGTGAAGCGGCGCTGGAGATCACGTCTCCTGCAGAGGGGGATGTTGTTCTCGCAGGCGAAGCGACCGGGATCACCTGGAATACGACCGGTTCGGTTCCAGAGGTGAGCGTCGAACTGAGCCGCGACGGCGGTGTGACGTACGACACGGTGCTGGTGGAAGACCTCGCGAACAGTGGGTCGCTGGCGTGGACTCCCGCGATCGAGCAGCGGACGCCGACCGCCCGGGTGCGCATCCGGGAGACGGCTTCATCGGTCGTGGCCGAATCGGCGGTCTTCCGGATTGCGACGACGTCGCCATCGGGCGGAGTGGTGACGACCGGCGACCTGGAAGCGGCGCTCGAGACGCTGAAGTCGCATGGCGACACGGTGTGGGGGAGAAACCCGATCCTGCCGGTGGTTGCCCGCGTGAACCAGGAGCCGGTCTCGAAAACACTCCTCGTGGCCTATCAGCGGGGACGTTCGCGGCACCAGGTGGTGATCGTCGACTCGACGGGGGAGGGGGTCGATCTTTCGGCCAAGTCGCTGCAGTTCACGCTTGAGACCCTGGGGGGCGCGGCCGTTGCTTCGACGAGCGAAATGACGATTTCGGGAGACGAATCGCACATCGCGTCGTTCACGGCGGAGGAATCGTGGCACGTGCAGCCGGGGCTGTATCGCTACGCCCTGCGGGACCAGGCGGACGGGGCGCGGGTCTGGGCGCGCGGGGACTACGTCGTGGAACCGACGGCGGGGCCGGTTTGA